The nucleotide window GACGACTACGACAGCGAGCTGCGCTACCACGGCAAACCGATTCCCTCCCTGCAGGGGCTGCGGCCGCAGGGGAACATCATCTACTCGGGAACGTTCTCGAAGGTTCTGTCCCCGGCCCTGCGCATGAGCTACCTGGTGCTGCCCCGCTCGCTGCTTCCAGTGTACCGCCGACTCTTCCGGGACTACTTCTCGACAGTGCCGTTTCTGGAGCAGCACACCCTTGCCAGATTCATGGAAGAGGGGCACTGGGACCGTCATATCCGGCGCATGCGCATCATCTACAAGAAAAAGCACGACACTCTGCTGCGGGCTGTTGAACGACATTTCGGACCCCGGGCCACTGTTATCGGACAGGGGGCCGGGCTCCATGTGGTCCTGCAGCTCGATGGTGCCGGCCGATGCGAAGCGGAAATCATCCGCCGCGCCCAGGACCAGGGGATACGGCTCCTTCCCTTTTCCGACACCTGCGTCTCCGATGCATCCGCCGGCCACACCAGACTGCTGCTCGGCTTCGGAGGAATGACCGCCGGAGACATCGAACCGGGCATTGCACTCCTCTCCCAGGCCTGCTTCTGAAGGGGCTTTCAGGGTCATCCGAGTTAAACAAGCATAGACCGCATCTGCCCCCGTTGGTAGTGCCAGTTGCGAACATAATTATGGGGTCAGAACTCCCCTTGGCATACCGAAAGGGGTGCCGCAGGGACCGGACGTTCCAGCCGCGACTGCATCCCGCAGGTTACGCATCCCCCCTTTTGGGCTACACTTGCAACAAGGGGACGAATGCGCAAGGCCGGCAGAAGTGCTTCGTGAGCCCCGGGGGAGACACATGAACCTGTACGTCGGCACCAGCGGATACTCGTACGCGGAGTGGAAAGGCACATTCTACCCGGAGGAACTGGCTGCCAAGCGGATGCTCCATTATTACGGCCAGCAGTTCCGGACGGTGGAGATCAACAACACCTTCTATCGCATGCCCAGCGTCCGGCTGTTGGAAGCGTGGGCCAACGAGGTGCCTGAGCATTTCAGGTTCGTACTCAAGGCGCCGCAGCGGATCACCCATCTCCAGCGGCTCAGGGACAGCGGCGATTCGGTCGCCTATCTGCTGGAGGCAGTGGGCTCGCTGAAGCAGCGCCTGGGAGCGCTGCTGTTCCAACTGCCTCCGGGCCTGAGGAGGGATCTGCCCCTGCTGCGCGAGTTTCTGGCACCGCTGCCGCGCGGGCAGCGCGTGGCCTTCGAGTTCCGGCACCAGTCGTGGTTCGGGGACGAGCTCTTCGGACTGCTGCGCGATCACGGGGCAGGGCTCTGTATCGCCGAAGCGGAGGGCACGCTTGAGGTGCCGTTGGTGGCGACCGCCGACTGGGGCTATCTACGCCTGCGCAGGTCCGACTACGGCGAGGCGGAGCAGAGGCGGTGGGTCGAGTGGATACGGCAACAGGCCTGGGAAGATGTCTTCGTGTTCTTCAAACACGAGGATGGAGGCAATGCGCCGCGCTTGGCGAAACAGTTCCTGGAACTGGCCGGCGCCTGAGCCACCTGGCCCGTCTTAACAGGCTGTCGAAATTTCCAGGTTGTTCAAAAATGGGTAGATCGTCGCCCTCACAGGAACAAGGAGGCTGACGAGGACGGCGGCGATCTACCCATTTTTGAACAACCTTCTATTGCTTCATGCCGTGCCGGTGTAGTGTTCCTCGATGATCCTGCGCAGCAGGCGGCGTCCTTCCGCGGGGCTGTGCTCCTGCCGCTCCAGGCAGGCCACCTCTTCGGCCAGCTTGAGGTCCTTGATCGCTTCGCGCATCCAGCGGGAATAATCTCCGCTGCGGAGATGGTACGTCCAGGTTTCGTCGTCGACTCCATCGGCAATCTGCAGGAAGATCCGCAGATTCTGCGCCCTGATGTTCAAGCGCCCCTCCGGGCCGCGAAACCGGAAATTGCGGTCCTCCGGCAGTTCGCCCTCAGCGTATTTACGCAGGTGGCGGCGCAGTTCGGCCCGCGGCTGCAGGGGGCGGAAGCGGACGGCCGGTCTCTGCGTTTGCCAGAGCAATGCCTCCCCCTGCCCCAGGTGCATGTCAGAAATGACCGGAGGGGCATGCTCACCGGCGTGGGCAAAGGCTGCAATGGTTTCGGACGGATTCTCGCCGAGTGCGATAATGGTGTGCATCCGGGTCAGCAATTGCGGGGAGACAAGCTCGGGATGCACCGTTATCAACAGCAGCCCCTGCAGGAGTGTCGGCACCGGAAGCGGCGGCGAGGCCCAGGAGGCTGGCAGCAGATGATGCGCCTCATCGACGATCAGCCAGTGTGGTCTCCCGGTACGGCTGCGGAAATCCAGGAGCGCCGCGAAGAACCGTTCGAAAAACGCCGGTCGATCGTCCAGCGGCAGGCCGATCAGGTTGGCGCTGAAGTTCCCCTCCCCCCGTTCCAGCAACCCCATCAGCTCGGTGATGGTGGGGGGGCGGTCGCGGTCACCGACAGCCACTGCGTCAGCGAAATCGGCGTAATCCCCTTCGGGATCGATGATGCAGTACTGGTACTCCTGCTCGGCAAGCTGCTCCATGAAAGCGGTGGCAACGGTCGATTTGCCGCTGCCGGAGGTTCCGGCCAGCAGCAGGTTATCGCCGTAGCCCGGAACAGCCAGCCCCCCTCCGGCTTCATCCTGTCCGATCATCAGTTCGTGACGCTCCAGGGACAATTCGGCCAGGTCCGAGGCGAGCAGCCGCTCGGCGAGTTCGACCACCCCGCTGCCATGATCCGCAACAGTCACCAGGTCGGCATGGTCCTTCAGCACAGGCAGGGCGTTGGCAACCGCCACGGCGCACTCGCAGACCGACAGGAAGGCATGATCGTTTTCCGCGTCCCCGACGCCGACCGTATTATGGGGCGACAGTCCCAGCTCGCGCAGAGCCCGGCGCAGACCCACCGCCTTGTTGAGGCCGGTGGGGAGGACCATCACGGCCCCTTTATTGAAAATCACCTGGTATTCGATCCCCATCTCCCGGATCAAATCGAGGACCACATGGTCATGGGGCTCCCAAGTGGCCACGATCACCCTGCCACAGGCCAGGTCGTCCACGCCGCGCCGGCGCAGCTCAGCCGTGAATTCGGGCGGAGGAGGATCGCCGAGCGGGGTTTCCTCCTGGGTCTCCGGCCGATAGATCAGGGCGCCGTCCTCCGCCACGACCCGGTCGAACAGTTCCAGCCGGGGACAGACCTGTTTCAGCTCTTCCAGACGCCGCCCGGAGACGAGCAGCAGCCGGCGGCCGCTCTCCCTGAGGCGTTCCAGCGCAGCCAACGTCGCATCATCGACCCTGCCATTCAGGGCAAGCGTACCGTCATAATCGCAGGCAAGGGCGTGATAACGCATGTTTTTTCTCCGAGGCGGTTATTCCGGCTCGAGCACCAGATCGAATGTCGCGCTTTTCGCACCGCTCTGAGGGTAGTGCTGAGTGATCAGTCCGGCAAAGCCGCGCATATCCACCAGGATGTGGATATGGGGCGGCCGGCGGGCATAACCCGTCGGAAAATCGGTTTCGAGGCGGTAGCGCCCCTGTTTGTCGGCAATGATCGCCCCCCGGTGGGCATCGTCGTATTCTCCGTTCCTTCCGGTCTGCCAGAACTCGATCCTGGCACCGGGCAGGGGTTTGCAATCGGCCGCCGAGCGGACCGTTCCGGACAGGACATAACCGCTGCCGAGCTTGGAGCGCACGGGCGCGTTGGGCCGATAGAAGGGTCCGATCTCATCCCACTGTGTCGGCCGGCATTTCTGGGCCCCGCTGGCCGGTGCCGCTGAAGCCAGCAACAGGGCGGCAACACAGAATATGGACAAACTCGCCACATGGATCATACGCAATTTTACCTCCTCCCGATGTGCGGAGCAAACGTGCTGGCGCGATGTCCGGATACATAAACGTGAATCCCACTCGCTACCCATGCCGCCTATTCCTGCGTTCCGGTACAAGAGGTTGTCCAGACGGAGGTGATGCGGCACTGCCGGCATGACGCTCGGCTTCCAGGCCTCGCGGATTCAGGATAAACCAAAGCCCGCAAAAGCGGGCTTTGGGAGTCGTCACGATGCAATCACTTTCCGGCGGGCCAGTAACTTCCCCCCACCAGCGTAGCGGTGATGCTGCCGATCTTTACCTTGGACTTCATCAGGACCGGTATGCGGCGGTCGTCATCGGTGAGCCAGATGTACATGTCGCCGGTACGGGCAAAGATCCCCTCCGACTGCAGGATCGGCTTGATCACGATGGTCTTGAAACGCCCCAGCGGAGTGGAGATCTCCTCGC belongs to Geobacter sp. SVR and includes:
- a CDS encoding DUF72 domain-containing protein, with amino-acid sequence MNLYVGTSGYSYAEWKGTFYPEELAAKRMLHYYGQQFRTVEINNTFYRMPSVRLLEAWANEVPEHFRFVLKAPQRITHLQRLRDSGDSVAYLLEAVGSLKQRLGALLFQLPPGLRRDLPLLREFLAPLPRGQRVAFEFRHQSWFGDELFGLLRDHGAGLCIAEAEGTLEVPLVATADWGYLRLRRSDYGEAEQRRWVEWIRQQAWEDVFVFFKHEDGGNAPRLAKQFLELAGA
- a CDS encoding HAD-IIB family hydrolase; this encodes MRYHALACDYDGTLALNGRVDDATLAALERLRESGRRLLLVSGRRLEELKQVCPRLELFDRVVAEDGALIYRPETQEETPLGDPPPPEFTAELRRRGVDDLACGRVIVATWEPHDHVVLDLIREMGIEYQVIFNKGAVMVLPTGLNKAVGLRRALRELGLSPHNTVGVGDAENDHAFLSVCECAVAVANALPVLKDHADLVTVADHGSGVVELAERLLASDLAELSLERHELMIGQDEAGGGLAVPGYGDNLLLAGTSGSGKSTVATAFMEQLAEQEYQYCIIDPEGDYADFADAVAVGDRDRPPTITELMGLLERGEGNFSANLIGLPLDDRPAFFERFFAALLDFRSRTGRPHWLIVDEAHHLLPASWASPPLPVPTLLQGLLLITVHPELVSPQLLTRMHTIIALGENPSETIAAFAHAGEHAPPVISDMHLGQGEALLWQTQRPAVRFRPLQPRAELRRHLRKYAEGELPEDRNFRFRGPEGRLNIRAQNLRIFLQIADGVDDETWTYHLRSGDYSRWMREAIKDLKLAEEVACLERQEHSPAEGRRLLRRIIEEHYTGTA
- a CDS encoding intradiol ring-cleavage dioxygenase, coding for MIHVASLSIFCVAALLLASAAPASGAQKCRPTQWDEIGPFYRPNAPVRSKLGSGYVLSGTVRSAADCKPLPGARIEFWQTGRNGEYDDAHRGAIIADKQGRYRLETDFPTGYARRPPHIHILVDMRGFAGLITQHYPQSGAKSATFDLVLEPE